Proteins encoded by one window of Serratia nevei:
- a CDS encoding helix-turn-helix domain-containing protein codes for MQPNNIKISEENGMSLKMIGENLTYLMRMHGIDASRLSSETGIGIATINNLRKGVGNPTIATLASIGEFFTVKVGELTDKDLSVTGEAKHNVRSLPLISYSDVERFLANTIRTADTYTTEVDDMTDDSLFVAEITNNSLSPELDRGTYCVISLKEPFCDGDIVLVKLKNYPICLRRVFVSDDDLLFTNISLDSDSSVKSYSDYAIVGVLLKTIKRLK; via the coding sequence ATGCAACCAAACAACATTAAAATATCAGAAGAAAATGGTATGTCATTGAAAATGATAGGCGAAAACCTCACTTACCTCATGCGCATGCACGGGATTGACGCCAGTCGGTTGAGCAGCGAAACAGGGATAGGTATTGCGACCATCAATAATCTGAGGAAAGGGGTGGGGAATCCCACGATCGCCACGCTTGCATCCATTGGTGAATTTTTCACCGTAAAAGTAGGGGAGCTGACTGACAAGGATTTAAGCGTCACAGGGGAGGCCAAACACAATGTGAGATCGCTGCCGCTCATTAGCTACAGCGATGTAGAGCGTTTTCTGGCCAACACGATCAGAACGGCAGATACCTATACGACAGAAGTCGATGACATGACGGACGATTCGCTGTTTGTGGCAGAGATAACGAATAATTCACTGTCGCCTGAATTAGACCGTGGAACGTATTGTGTGATCTCCCTCAAGGAGCCATTTTGTGATGGGGATATCGTCCTGGTTAAGCTGAAAAATTACCCAATATGCTTAAGGCGAGTTTTTGTTTCTGACGACGACTTGTTGTTTACAAATATCTCATTAGATTCAGATAGCAGCGTGAAGTCCTATAGCGATTATGCGATCGTCGGTGTTCTATTGAAAACGATAAAGAGGCTGAAATAA
- a CDS encoding DinI family protein produces the protein MFVELVYDKRNVAGLPNAAEIIRNELEKRVHALFPEAEVRVKPMQANGLNSDASKSDREKLNRMLEEMFEEADQWLVTDIL, from the coding sequence ATGTTTGTAGAATTAGTGTACGACAAGCGCAACGTCGCTGGGCTACCCAACGCCGCCGAGATTATTCGCAACGAGCTGGAAAAACGCGTGCATGCGCTGTTTCCTGAAGCCGAAGTGCGCGTAAAACCGATGCAGGCCAACGGCCTGAACTCCGACGCCAGCAAAAGCGATCGTGAGAAGCTGAACCGAATGTTGGAAGAGATGTTCGAAGAAGCGGATCAGTGGCTGGTCACGGATATTTTATAA
- a CDS encoding acyltransferase family protein: MQPAKKWSQELEGLRGLASLWVVLGHICILTRFRPPILSDPAIGVDLFILLSGYLMAKNYVERKEQEPWTDASTFKKFWTRRFFRIAPLYYVLLAVAIVFGSYFGEARDIIGHFYSETQTNSSRYSDHSFLNVFTHVTFMFGFLPDYSFNTVLPDWSIGLEMQFYLLFPFIMLTVLKLGFARACLAVVLLCGLAKFLVPDYFAAFPMPSMILIKLNLFIGGMLMAESIRSKSVRYVVFALLTVLGSAYLPNELNKYHLLAQIGLILMMVTMLWARSEESKWSRVLRLPRWCLTNRFSVFLGDVSYSVYLLHLLIVLPVVAYLLSNTSFAELSSVMRFIVASGIILPLTYGIATLLYHFVEKPGIKLGKMLISRNQTKAVALR, from the coding sequence ATGCAACCCGCTAAAAAGTGGTCACAGGAACTTGAGGGGTTACGTGGCCTGGCGTCACTTTGGGTTGTTTTGGGTCATATCTGCATTTTAACCCGCTTCCGTCCCCCCATTCTTTCTGATCCTGCAATCGGTGTAGATCTTTTCATCCTGCTTTCTGGCTACTTAATGGCCAAAAATTATGTTGAGCGTAAGGAACAGGAACCCTGGACCGACGCGTCGACTTTCAAAAAATTTTGGACTCGGCGGTTCTTTCGCATCGCACCGCTTTACTATGTCTTATTGGCTGTGGCAATTGTATTTGGTAGCTACTTCGGTGAGGCCAGAGACATCATTGGCCACTTCTACAGCGAAACGCAAACCAACAGCTCACGCTATAGCGATCATTCATTCTTGAATGTATTTACGCACGTCACCTTTATGTTTGGCTTTCTGCCTGATTACTCCTTCAATACGGTGCTCCCCGACTGGAGCATCGGTTTGGAAATGCAGTTCTATTTACTTTTTCCATTCATCATGTTGACAGTCTTGAAACTGGGATTTGCCCGTGCATGCCTCGCGGTTGTCTTGCTGTGCGGACTCGCCAAATTTTTAGTACCGGACTACTTTGCTGCATTCCCCATGCCCTCCATGATCCTCATAAAGCTGAACTTATTTATTGGGGGTATGCTGATGGCTGAATCAATCCGCAGTAAGAGTGTTCGCTATGTCGTTTTTGCTTTATTAACCGTACTGGGTAGCGCGTATCTGCCAAACGAATTGAATAAATACCATTTGCTCGCTCAAATAGGTCTTATCTTAATGATGGTCACGATGCTTTGGGCCAGGAGTGAAGAGAGCAAGTGGTCGCGCGTGCTGCGCTTGCCGCGCTGGTGCCTGACAAACCGTTTCAGCGTATTTCTGGGAGATGTCTCATACTCAGTCTATTTGCTCCACCTATTGATAGTCCTACCGGTCGTTGCCTATTTGCTCTCAAACACATCATTTGCTGAACTTTCTTCAGTAATGCGGTTCATTGTTGCATCAGGAATCATTCTCCCGCTCACCTATGGTATCGCAACGTTGCTGTACCACTTTGTTGAAAAACCAGGTATCAAACTCGGCAAAATGCTTATTAGCCGCAACCAAACGAAAGCTGTGGCGCTACGGTAA
- the osmE gene encoding osmotically-inducible lipoprotein OsmE — protein sequence MTKKLVLAVGTAAVFSILAGCTAYDRATSYVNEPVVSDVKVGMTKQQVRAIAGPPSTTATLVHAQGTCDTYAVAPRDGKVQTYFVSYNDTGHVMNKGYQTCSDYDSQPK from the coding sequence ATGACGAAGAAGTTGGTTTTGGCCGTCGGCACTGCGGCGGTATTTTCCATTCTTGCCGGCTGCACCGCCTATGACCGCGCAACCAGTTATGTCAATGAGCCGGTGGTCAGCGATGTCAAAGTAGGGATGACCAAGCAGCAGGTGCGGGCTATCGCCGGTCCGCCGTCGACCACCGCCACGCTGGTTCATGCGCAGGGCACTTGCGACACCTATGCGGTGGCGCCGCGCGACGGCAAAGTGCAAACGTACTTTGTCAGCTACAACGACACGGGCCATGTCATGAACAAGGGCTATCAAACCTGTTCAGACTACGATTCTCAGCCGAAATAA
- a CDS encoding DUF1348 family protein — MSIKPPLPPFTRESAIEKVRLAEDAWNSRDPERVSQVYSLDTHWRNRAEFVEGRTAVVGFLQRKWAKELEYRLIKELWAFDGARIAVRFAYEWRDDSGNWYRSFGNENWEFNQEGLMINRHACINDMPIREQDRRFHWPLGRRPDDVPALSDFGF, encoded by the coding sequence ATGAGCATTAAACCCCCATTGCCGCCTTTTACCCGCGAATCCGCCATCGAGAAGGTGCGGCTGGCGGAGGATGCCTGGAACAGTCGCGATCCCGAACGCGTATCGCAGGTATATTCCCTCGATACCCATTGGCGTAACCGCGCGGAGTTTGTCGAAGGCCGCACAGCGGTAGTCGGTTTTTTACAACGCAAATGGGCGAAAGAACTGGAGTATCGGCTAATTAAGGAACTGTGGGCGTTTGATGGCGCGCGCATCGCGGTGCGTTTCGCCTATGAATGGCGCGACGATTCCGGCAACTGGTATCGCAGCTTCGGCAACGAAAACTGGGAGTTCAATCAGGAGGGGCTGATGATCAACCGCCATGCGTGCATCAACGACATGCCGATCCGCGAACAGGATCGGCGTTTTCATTGGCCGCTCGGCCGGCGGCCGGACGATGTCCCGGCCCTGAGCGATTTCGGTTTTTGA
- a CDS encoding TetR/AcrR family transcriptional regulator, whose protein sequence is MTADLNALPARQRILLTAHDLFYQEGIRATGIDRIIKESGVTKVTFYRHFPSKNDLITAFLAYRHQQWLAWFSTALARHVTQTGGLLAALAPCLAEWFDDPRFRGCAFINTAVELADLLPESLHIASQHKRQMADELARHLPAGPQREQHSAMLAMLIDGAIVRVQIERQPQAALQVLNATLDMLAQGGFDQ, encoded by the coding sequence ATGACCGCCGATCTCAACGCCTTGCCCGCCCGCCAGCGCATCCTGCTGACGGCGCACGATCTGTTTTATCAGGAGGGGATCCGCGCCACCGGCATCGATCGCATCATCAAGGAATCTGGCGTAACCAAGGTGACGTTTTACCGCCATTTTCCCAGCAAGAACGACTTGATTACGGCGTTTTTGGCCTATCGCCACCAGCAGTGGCTAGCCTGGTTCAGCACAGCGTTGGCCAGGCATGTGACGCAAACCGGCGGGTTGCTGGCGGCGCTGGCGCCCTGCCTGGCGGAATGGTTCGACGATCCGCGCTTTCGCGGCTGCGCGTTTATCAATACGGCGGTGGAACTTGCCGACCTGCTGCCGGAAAGCCTGCACATCGCCAGCCAGCATAAGCGGCAGATGGCGGACGAGCTGGCACGTCACCTGCCCGCCGGCCCACAGCGGGAACAGCACTCAGCGATGTTGGCGATGCTGATCGACGGCGCCATCGTCAGAGTGCAGATAGAGCGGCAACCGCAGGCCGCGCTGCAGGTGCTGAATGCTACGTTGGACATGTTGGCGCAAGGCGGGTTCGATCAGTAA
- a CDS encoding VOC family protein: MELKIDKVIETVLYVSDIERADAFYREVLQLPAMVANERFRAYNVGDRSVLLLFIEGDSLRGAHYPTGFIPAHDGVGPAHIGLAVAKDQLPHWERHLMVNGVEIEGRMRWEHGGESIYFRDPDAHLLELVTPGIWANY, from the coding sequence ATGGAACTCAAGATCGACAAGGTGATCGAAACGGTGCTGTACGTCAGCGATATTGAACGCGCGGACGCCTTTTATCGAGAGGTGCTGCAACTGCCGGCGATGGTTGCCAACGAACGGTTTCGCGCCTATAACGTCGGCGATCGAAGCGTATTGTTGCTGTTTATCGAGGGCGACTCGCTGCGTGGGGCGCACTATCCGACCGGGTTTATTCCCGCGCACGATGGCGTGGGGCCGGCGCATATCGGGCTGGCGGTAGCGAAAGACCAACTGCCGCATTGGGAACGGCATCTGATGGTCAACGGCGTGGAGATAGAGGGGCGGATGCGCTGGGAACACGGCGGGGAGAGCATTTATTTTCGCGATCCCGACGCTCATCTGCTGGAGTTGGTGACGCCGGGCATTTGGGCCAATTACTGA
- the ompC gene encoding porin OmpC has translation MKLRVLSLMVPALLVAGTAGAAEIYNKDGNKLDLYGKVDGLHYFSSNDGADGDQSYMRFGLRGETQISDQLTGYGQWEYQANLNHAENQDNKNFTRYGFAGLKFGDYGSFDYGRNTGVLYDVAAYTDLQPEFDGSTYGADQFMFQRSSGLATYRNNGFFGLVDGLNFALQYQGKNGSAEETNNGRDVLGQNGEGYGMSMSYDMGYGISAAGAFFNSRRTSEQNGGGGYQNIMGRGDKAEGYSGGLKYDANDTYLAVMFTQSYNAARFGSSTSDAFGYANKAQSFEAYAHYQFDFGLRPFVGYNQTKGKDLGRAGNGKDYGDEDLVKFVDLGATYFFNKNMSTYVDYKINLLDNNDFTQAAGINTDNVVAVGLVYQF, from the coding sequence ATGAAACTTCGAGTACTCTCTCTGATGGTACCCGCACTGCTGGTTGCAGGCACAGCAGGCGCGGCGGAAATCTACAACAAAGACGGTAATAAACTGGATTTGTACGGTAAAGTCGACGGTCTTCACTATTTCTCCAGCAATGATGGCGCGGACGGCGATCAGTCTTATATGCGTTTTGGCCTGCGTGGCGAAACGCAAATCAGCGATCAGCTGACCGGTTACGGCCAGTGGGAATATCAGGCTAACCTGAACCACGCTGAAAACCAGGACAACAAGAACTTCACCCGTTACGGCTTCGCCGGTCTGAAATTCGGCGACTACGGTTCCTTCGACTATGGTCGTAACACCGGCGTGCTGTACGACGTCGCGGCTTACACCGACTTGCAGCCTGAGTTCGACGGCTCGACCTACGGCGCTGACCAGTTCATGTTCCAGCGCTCCAGCGGTCTGGCGACCTACCGTAACAACGGCTTCTTCGGTTTGGTTGACGGCCTGAACTTCGCCCTGCAGTACCAGGGTAAGAACGGCAGCGCTGAAGAGACCAACAACGGCCGTGATGTCCTGGGCCAAAACGGTGAAGGTTACGGCATGTCGATGAGCTATGACATGGGTTACGGCATCAGTGCCGCCGGTGCCTTCTTCAACTCTCGTCGTACCAGCGAGCAGAACGGCGGTGGCGGCTACCAGAACATTATGGGCCGCGGCGACAAGGCGGAAGGTTACTCCGGTGGCCTGAAATATGACGCCAACGACACCTACCTGGCCGTGATGTTCACCCAGTCTTACAACGCGGCGCGCTTCGGTAGCTCTACCAGCGATGCTTTCGGTTACGCCAACAAGGCGCAGAGCTTCGAAGCCTACGCGCACTACCAGTTCGACTTCGGTCTGCGTCCGTTCGTGGGCTATAACCAGACCAAAGGTAAGGATCTGGGCCGCGCCGGTAACGGCAAGGACTACGGTGATGAAGATCTGGTCAAATTCGTCGACCTGGGCGCGACCTACTTCTTCAACAAAAACATGTCCACCTATGTTGACTACAAAATCAACCTGCTGGACAACAACGACTTCACCCAAGCTGCCGGTATCAACACCGACAACGTGGTTGCCGTGGGCCTGGTTTACCAGTTCTAA
- a CDS encoding DUF4186 domain-containing protein, translated as MPFQPDVLWQRLQSSPFRARFRLNAKDQTYLDDKGLPLILSHARDFIDRRLAAAHPKNDGKQTPMRGHPVFVAQHATATCCRGCLEKWHGIPQGIALDQRQKAYIVQAIALWLVRRGGAREEPNANLFDPDRGL; from the coding sequence ATGCCCTTTCAACCCGACGTGCTGTGGCAGCGGCTGCAAAGCTCCCCCTTCCGCGCCCGTTTCCGTTTAAATGCCAAGGACCAAACCTACCTCGACGACAAGGGATTGCCGCTGATCCTCAGCCATGCCCGCGATTTCATCGACCGTCGCCTGGCCGCCGCCCATCCTAAAAATGACGGTAAGCAAACGCCGATGCGCGGCCACCCGGTGTTTGTCGCCCAACACGCCACCGCCACCTGCTGCCGCGGCTGCCTGGAAAAGTGGCACGGCATACCGCAGGGTATCGCGCTCGACCAACGGCAAAAGGCGTATATAGTCCAGGCGATCGCCCTGTGGCTGGTGCGCAGAGGCGGTGCCAGAGAGGAGCCAAACGCGAATCTTTTCGACCCGGATCGCGGATTGTGA
- a CDS encoding MFS transporter, with protein sequence MTATLCNEQQTPGVPQQIATRLAFFVAGLGMAAWAPLVPFAKTRIGIDDGSLGLLLLCIGAGSMLAMPLTGFLTGKLGCRAVILMAGLGLCIDLPLLALMDSLGGMAVALLLFGAAIGMIDVAMNVQAVIVERASGKAMMSGFHGFFSIGGIAGAGGVSALLWLGLTPLQSTLLTVLAVIVLLALASRHLLRESGADDGGPMFVLPRGWVMFIGILCFIMFLAEGSMLDWSALFLTTLRGVEHSQAGLGYALFSITMTLGRLNGDRVVNSLGRYRVLLLGSLCAALGLSLAIAFNHATVSLVGFMLVGLGASNVVPILFSAAGNQRDMPANLAIASVTTVGYAGILAGPALIGFIAQFSSLTVAFACVAALLLAVTASAKAVTR encoded by the coding sequence ATGACAGCCACCTTGTGCAATGAACAGCAAACGCCCGGCGTTCCTCAACAGATCGCCACCCGCCTGGCCTTTTTCGTCGCCGGTCTCGGCATGGCCGCCTGGGCGCCGCTGGTGCCCTTCGCCAAAACGCGCATCGGTATCGATGACGGCTCGCTCGGCCTGTTGCTGCTCTGTATCGGTGCCGGTTCCATGCTGGCGATGCCGCTGACCGGTTTCCTGACCGGCAAACTGGGCTGCCGCGCGGTGATCCTGATGGCGGGGCTCGGGTTATGCATCGATTTGCCGCTGCTGGCGCTGATGGATTCCCTCGGCGGCATGGCCGTGGCGCTGCTGCTGTTCGGGGCAGCGATCGGCATGATCGACGTGGCGATGAACGTTCAGGCGGTGATCGTCGAACGCGCCAGCGGCAAGGCGATGATGTCCGGTTTTCACGGTTTCTTCAGCATCGGCGGCATTGCCGGCGCCGGTGGCGTCAGCGCGCTGCTGTGGCTGGGCCTGACGCCGCTGCAATCCACCCTGCTTACCGTACTGGCGGTGATAGTGCTGCTGGCGCTCGCCAGCCGCCATCTGCTGCGTGAGAGCGGCGCCGACGACGGCGGGCCGATGTTCGTCTTGCCGCGCGGCTGGGTGATGTTCATCGGCATCCTGTGCTTTATCATGTTTCTGGCGGAAGGATCGATGCTTGACTGGAGCGCGCTGTTCCTCACCACGCTGCGCGGCGTCGAGCATAGCCAGGCCGGCTTGGGCTATGCGCTGTTTTCCATCACCATGACGCTCGGCCGGCTCAATGGCGATCGGGTGGTGAACTCGCTGGGCCGCTACCGGGTGCTGCTGCTGGGCAGCCTGTGCGCCGCACTCGGTCTGAGCCTGGCCATCGCCTTCAATCACGCCACCGTGTCGCTGGTCGGTTTCATGCTGGTCGGCCTGGGCGCCTCGAACGTCGTGCCGATCCTGTTCAGCGCGGCGGGCAACCAGCGCGACATGCCGGCCAATTTGGCGATCGCCTCCGTCACCACCGTCGGCTATGCCGGTATTCTGGCCGGCCCGGCGCTGATCGGCTTTATCGCTCAGTTTTCCAGCCTGACGGTGGCTTTCGCCTGCGTAGCCGCCCTGCTGTTGGCGGTCACCGCCAGCGCCAAGGCCGTCACTCGCTGA
- the rcsD gene encoding phosphotransferase RcsD, with amino-acid sequence MQNKQLTISSSNITRCFLLFIVLLTIGIGLYGYNYTNAWLAEKKYTLNSIAGSLQKRIDTYRYMTYQVYDKFGNAPAQNSDPGLQETRLRPDVYYVEKPHKKTDAVIFGSHDENTLAMIANISDYLDTRWGAKTENYAMYYLNGQDNSLSLITTQPLKELASRFRESYLTTSADERRAEMLQQANMLDERESFSDLRKQRFQNAYSFSIRTTFNQPGHLATVIAFDLPINDIIPANLARANFLLLPDDVDLDDSAIPAETALGTHATMSGGWVEFSAALPNAPLKVVYRVSAINLAIDLLRNNIWLIAINLLLLALSMLSIYFIRRQYIRPSENMAVELEAERALNQEIVSSLPSGLLVYSFANNTVIASNKIAEHLLPHLSLQKIAHMAEQHHGVIQATVNNEVYEIRIFRSQLSPDTYLFLMHDQDKEVMVNKRLQQARREYDKNVQARKLMLHNLGIELNQPVRHMHDLVDRLRNRPDEEQQQALLGQLTAESASVLGLIDNITLLTRLETQDWQPTREPFNPAAMVDELLLEALPALNQKGLALFKHFQLDVEQNYIGDANALRKVIALLVHYAIITTACGKISLVIDHEPEHPDRLIFQINDTGSGISNEEISNLNYPFLSQTLVDRFNHGSGLTFFLCNQLCKKLNGQLDIRSKVDIGTRYTIRVAMEMEKKEPQEQEKLLDGVTALLDVTSDEVRGIVTRLLQAYGADCLVAEDRAVNRDYDVLLTDNPQRADDYTLLLATDEPGWQALEKRYIRVNYNLNGALIDAVLMLIEQQMAALEQEESPLSLSSEDIQLYEKQLKSSDYYGLFVDTVPDDVKKLYTEAGSSDFNALSQTAHRLKGVFAMLNLLPGKQLCESLEQRIAEGDAPEIENNISQIDFFVSRLLKQGSQQHE; translated from the coding sequence ATGCAAAATAAACAACTGACCATCAGCTCCAGCAACATTACCCGCTGCTTCCTGCTGTTTATCGTGCTGCTGACGATCGGCATTGGCCTGTATGGTTACAACTACACCAACGCCTGGCTGGCGGAAAAGAAGTACACGCTGAACAGCATTGCCGGTTCGCTGCAAAAGCGTATCGATACCTACCGCTATATGACCTACCAGGTCTATGACAAATTCGGCAATGCGCCGGCACAGAACAGCGATCCCGGTTTGCAGGAAACCCGCCTGCGGCCCGACGTCTATTATGTCGAGAAGCCGCACAAGAAAACCGACGCGGTGATCTTCGGCAGCCATGACGAGAACACGCTGGCTATGATCGCCAACATCTCGGACTACCTGGACACTCGCTGGGGTGCCAAGACCGAAAACTACGCCATGTATTACCTCAATGGCCAGGACAACAGCCTCAGTCTGATCACCACCCAGCCGCTCAAAGAGCTGGCTTCGCGCTTTCGAGAGAGCTACCTGACCACCTCGGCGGACGAACGCCGCGCCGAGATGCTGCAACAGGCCAACATGCTCGACGAGCGCGAGAGCTTTTCCGATCTGCGCAAGCAGCGTTTCCAGAACGCCTATTCGTTCTCGATTCGCACCACCTTTAATCAACCGGGGCATCTGGCGACGGTGATCGCCTTCGACTTGCCGATCAACGACATCATTCCGGCCAATCTGGCCCGCGCCAATTTCCTGCTGCTGCCGGACGATGTCGATCTCGACGACAGCGCCATTCCGGCGGAAACGGCTCTCGGTACCCATGCGACGATGAGCGGCGGTTGGGTCGAGTTCAGCGCCGCCCTGCCCAATGCGCCGCTGAAGGTGGTGTATCGCGTTTCGGCCATCAATCTGGCCATCGATCTGCTGCGCAACAACATCTGGCTGATCGCGATCAACCTGCTGCTGCTGGCGCTGTCGATGCTGAGCATCTACTTTATCCGCCGCCAGTACATTCGCCCGAGCGAAAACATGGCGGTGGAGCTGGAAGCCGAGCGCGCGCTGAATCAGGAGATCGTCTCCAGCCTGCCTTCCGGCCTGCTGGTCTACAGCTTCGCCAACAATACGGTGATCGCCAGCAACAAAATCGCCGAACACCTGCTGCCGCACCTCAGCCTGCAAAAAATCGCCCATATGGCCGAACAGCATCACGGGGTGATCCAGGCGACGGTCAACAATGAAGTGTATGAAATCCGTATCTTCCGCAGCCAGCTGTCGCCGGACACCTACCTGTTCCTGATGCACGATCAGGATAAAGAGGTGATGGTGAACAAGCGGCTGCAGCAGGCGCGGCGCGAATATGACAAGAACGTTCAGGCACGCAAGCTGATGCTGCACAACCTGGGCATCGAGCTCAATCAGCCGGTACGCCATATGCACGATCTGGTCGATCGTCTGCGTAACCGGCCGGATGAGGAGCAGCAGCAGGCACTGTTGGGCCAGTTAACCGCGGAGTCGGCTTCGGTGCTGGGTTTGATCGATAACATTACCCTGCTGACCCGGTTGGAAACCCAGGACTGGCAGCCTACGCGCGAACCATTCAACCCGGCGGCGATGGTCGACGAGTTGCTGCTGGAGGCCCTGCCCGCCCTTAACCAGAAGGGGCTGGCGCTGTTCAAGCATTTCCAGCTGGACGTCGAGCAGAACTATATCGGCGACGCCAACGCGCTGCGCAAAGTGATTGCGCTGCTGGTGCATTACGCCATTATCACCACCGCCTGCGGCAAGATTTCGCTGGTTATCGACCATGAGCCCGAGCACCCGGATCGCCTGATTTTCCAAATCAACGACACCGGCTCCGGCATCTCCAACGAAGAGATCAGCAACCTCAACTATCCCTTCCTCAGCCAGACGCTGGTGGACCGCTTCAACCACGGTTCCGGGCTCACCTTCTTCCTGTGCAACCAGCTGTGCAAAAAGCTTAATGGCCAGTTGGACATTCGCAGCAAGGTGGATATCGGCACTCGCTATACCATTCGCGTCGCCATGGAGATGGAGAAAAAAGAGCCGCAGGAGCAGGAAAAGCTGCTCGACGGCGTCACCGCCCTGCTGGACGTCACGTCGGATGAGGTGCGCGGCATCGTGACCCGCCTGCTGCAGGCCTACGGCGCCGACTGTCTTGTCGCCGAAGATCGCGCGGTCAACCGCGATTATGACGTGCTGCTAACCGATAACCCGCAGCGCGCCGATGACTACACCCTGTTGTTGGCGACCGATGAGCCGGGCTGGCAAGCGCTGGAGAAACGCTACATTCGGGTGAACTATAATCTGAACGGCGCATTAATCGACGCCGTGCTGATGCTGATCGAACAGCAAATGGCCGCGCTGGAACAGGAAGAAAGCCCGCTTTCATTGAGCTCAGAAGATATCCAACTCTATGAAAAACAATTGAAATCAAGTGATTACTATGGGCTGTTTGTCGATACAGTACCCGACGATGTCAAAAAACTGTATACTGAGGCGGGCAGCAGTGATTTCAATGCGCTGTCACAAACCGCACACCGCCTGAAAGGCGTGTTTGCCATGTTAAATCTGCTTCCCGGCAAGCAGCTGTGCGAATCGTTAGAACAGCGCATCGCAGAAGGTGATGCGCCCGAGATCGAGAATAACATCAGTCAGATTGATTTTTTCGTCAGCAGACTGCTGAAGCAAGGTAGCCAACAACATGAATAA
- the rcsB gene encoding response regulator transcription factor RcsB codes for MNNLNVIIADDHPIVLFGIRKSLEQIEWVNVVGEFEDSTALINNLSKLDANVLITDLSMPGDKYGDGITLIKYIKRHYPQLSIIVLTMNNNPAILSAVLDLDIEGIVLKQGAPTDLPKALAALQKGKKFTPESVSKLLEKISASGYGDKRLSPKESEVLRLFAEGFLVTEIAKKLNRSIKTISSQKKSAMMKLGVENDIALLNYLSSVSMTPLDKD; via the coding sequence ATGAATAACCTGAACGTAATTATTGCTGATGACCATCCTATCGTACTGTTTGGCATCCGGAAGTCACTTGAGCAAATTGAATGGGTGAATGTCGTTGGGGAGTTCGAAGACTCAACCGCACTGATCAACAATCTGTCCAAGCTGGACGCCAACGTGCTGATCACCGATCTGTCGATGCCGGGTGACAAGTATGGCGACGGCATCACGCTGATTAAATACATCAAGCGCCACTATCCGCAGTTGTCGATCATCGTGCTGACCATGAACAACAACCCGGCGATTCTGAGCGCGGTATTGGATCTGGATATCGAAGGCATCGTGCTGAAACAAGGCGCGCCGACCGATCTGCCGAAGGCGCTGGCCGCCCTGCAGAAAGGCAAGAAATTCACGCCGGAAAGCGTCTCTAAACTGCTGGAGAAGATCAGCGCCAGCGGCTATGGCGACAAGCGCCTGTCGCCGAAAGAGAGCGAAGTGCTGCGCCTGTTCGCCGAAGGTTTCCTGGTGACCGAAATCGCCAAGAAACTCAACCGCAGCATCAAAACCATCAGCAGCCAGAAGAAATCGGCGATGATGAAGCTGGGCGTCGAGAACGACATCGCCCTGCTCAACTACCTCTCCTCCGTCAGCATGACGCCGTTGGACAAAGACTAA